A single window of Nicotiana sylvestris chromosome 5, ASM39365v2, whole genome shotgun sequence DNA harbors:
- the LOC104212979 gene encoding U-box domain-containing protein 14: MDHEKEALINELTELIDTVSGLPECKNVSKRMYSNLVRRVKLLSPLVEEMKDSDVVEVGDDVVHGLELLRIALNSALELLKSVNEGSKIFQALQMDTISLRFLNVTEKIEDALSHIPYNKLDISEEVREQIELVHAQFKRAKGKMESPDVQLVIDLAMAEREQDPDSMIFKRLSEKLHLRTVNDLKKESLAIHDMVISSGGVPEECFETIAFLLRKLKDCAMTGNPEMDVLEGDKSMIKHRSPVIPDDFRCPISLELMKDPVIVSTGQTYERSCIQKWLDAGHKTCPKTQQTLLHTALTPNYVLKSLIALWCENNGVELPKNQGNCRNKRSGAGGSDCDRAAIDALLQKLANGNPEQQRAAAGELRLLAKRNADNRVCIAEAGAIPLLVELLSSSDSRTQEHAVTALLNLSINESNKGTIVNAGAIPDIVDVLRNGSMEARENAAATLFSLSVVDENKVAIGAAGAIPALIDLLCQGTPRGKKDAATAIFNLSIYQGNKVRAVRAGIVPPLMRLLKDPGGGMMDEALAILAILASHQEGKAAIGQAEPIPILVEVIRTGSPRNRENAAAILWSLCTGDVQNLKVARDLGVEEVLKELSENGTDRAKRKAGSVLELLQRVDAVDS; encoded by the exons ATGGATCATGAGAAAGAGGCCTTAATCAATGAGCTGACGGAGTTAATCGACACCGTTTCGGGTTTGCCGGAGTGCAAGAATGTGTCTAAGAGGATGTACAGTAATTTGGTGAGAAGGGTGAAGCTATTGAGCCCTTTAGTTGAGGAAATGAAAGATAGTGATGTTGTTGAGGTTGGAGATGATGTGGTTCATGGGCTTGAGTTGTTGAGAATTGCTCTTAATTCAGCTTTGGAGCTTCTCAAATCTGTCAATGAAGGCAGTAAGATTTTTCAG GCTCTGCAGATGGACACCATATCACTAAGGTTTCTTAATGTAacagagaaaattgaagatgcaCTAAGCCACATTCCTTACAACAAGCTTGATATTTCTGAGGAAGTTCGAGAACAA ATTGAACTTGTGCATGCTCAATTTAAAAGAGCAAAAGGAAAGATGGAATCACCAGATGTGCAACTGGTAATCGATTTAGCTATGGCTGAAAGGGAACAAGATCCCGATTCCATGATTTTTAAACGGCTGTCAGAGAAGCTGCATCTCAGGACCGTAAATGATCTAAAGAAGGAGTCACTTGCCATCCATGACATGGTCATTTCTAGTGGTGGAGTTCCCGAAGAGTGCTTTGAAACGATTGCATTCCTCCTTAGAAAGCTAAAGGACTGCGCAATGACGGGGAATCCTGAAATGGATGTCCTTGAGGGTGACAAGAGTATGATTAAGCACAGATCTCCGGTCATTCCAGATGATTTTCGTTGTCCAATATCACTTGAGTTGATGAAAGATCCTGTTATTGTGTCTACCGGACAG ACCTATGAAAGGTCTTGCATCCAGAAATGGCTGGATGCAGGACACAAGACCTGCCCTAAGACTCAGCAGACATTGTTGCACACCGCATTGACTCCAAACTATGTTTTGAAGAGCCTGATTGCCTTGTGGTGTGAGAACAATGGTGTTGAGCTGCCTAAAAACCAAGGAAATTGTAGGAACAAAAGGTCTGGAGCTGGTGGTTCGGACTGTGATCGTGCTGCTATTGATGCGTTGTTACAAAAACTTGCCAATGGTAATCCGGAACAGCAAAGAGCAGCTGCTGGTGAGCTCCGTTTGCTGGCCAAAAGAAATGCTGATAACAGAGTCTGCATTGCTGAAGCCGGAGCAATTCCTCTGCTTGTTGAACTGCTTTCATCGTCAGATTCTCGTACTCAGGAGCACGCTGTCACGGCACTCCTTAACCTATCCATAAATGAATCTAACAAGGGAACTATTGTAAACGCTGGTGCTATACCCGATATAGTAGATGTACTAAGAAACGGAAGCATGGAAGCAAGGGAAAATGCAGCCGCTACCCTTTTTAGCTTATCAGTGGTTGACGAAAACAAAGTGGCAATAGGAGCCGCCGGTGCTATCCCAGCGCTTATTGATTTGCTTTGTCAGGGAACTCCCAGGGGAAAGAAGGATGCAGCCACTGCTATATTCAACCTCTCAATCTATCAAGGAAACAAGGTGAGGGCAGTACGGGCAGGGATTGTGCCACCGCTAATGAGATTGCTCAAAGATCCCGGGGGTGGAATGATGGATGAAGCACTCGCAATATTGGCAATACTTGCAAGTCATCAGGAGGGTAAGGCAGCCATTGGTCAAGCTGAGCCAATCCCCATCTTAGTTGAGGTAATTAGGACAGGTTCTCCTCGGAACCGAGAAAATGCTGCAGCTATTTTGTGGTCTCTATGTACAGGTGATGTACAGAACTTAAAGGTAGCTAGGGATCTTGGAGTAGAAGAGGTACTGAAGGAACTGTCCGAGAATGGCACTGATAGAGCCAAAAGAAAAGCCGGAAGTGTTTTGGAACTTCTCCAACGAGTTGATGCAGTTGATTCATGA